The following proteins are co-located in the Cryptococcus neoformans var. grubii H99 chromosome 1, complete sequence genome:
- a CDS encoding 1,4-alpha-glucan-branching enzyme: protein MTAVSLSDGTGVLKTDPWLEPFSGALRERYAAYQKQRTIIEEHEGGLAEFSKGYKSMGFQVDKNGGVRYREWAPNATEARLIGEFNNWSHTANPMTKSPFGVWECYVPPVSPGVCPIPHDSMVKISMTIPGGESIDRIPTWITRVTQDLNISPVYDGRFWNPPKDQQYRFKHGHSTRPVEGLKIYEAHVGISSPNMRVTTYKEFEVDVLPKIKQLGYNCIQMMAIMEHAYYASFGYQVTNFFAASSRFGTPEELKSLVDKAHELGLTVLLDVVHSHASKNILDGINMYDGSDHLYFHEGGRGRHDQWDSRLFNYGHHEVLRFLLSNLRFWMDIYMFDGFRFDGVTSMMYKHHGIGSGFSGGYHEYFGDSVDLEAMVYLMLANAMLHENYPHVVTIAEDVSGMPTLCRPVAEGGVGFDYRLSMAIPDMWIKLLKEYTDDQWEMGHIVHNLTNRRHLEKSVAYAESHDQALVGDKTLAFWLMDKEMYDFMSDLSPLTPIIDRGLALHKMIRFIVHTLGGEAYLNFEGNEFGHPEWMDFPREGNGNSFAHARRQFNLVDDKLLRYKYLYEFDVAMNWLEDKYKWLNSPQAYVSLKHEGDKVIVFERAGLLFIFNFHPTQSFTDYRVGVDTAGEYKVILTSDETRFGGHNRIDMGGRYFTTPMEWNGRKNWLQVYSPSRTVLVLGL from the exons ATGACAGCTGTTTCATTATCAGATG GCACTGGCGTGCTGAAGACTGATCCTTG GCTGGAACCTTTTTCTGGCGCCCTCCGTGAACGATATGCCGCTTATCAAAAGCAGCGTACCATTATTGAAGAGCATGAAGGCGGTCTCGCCGAATTCTCAAAGGGTTATAAATCTATGGGCTTCCAAGTTGATAAAAATGGGGGTGTAAGGTATCGGGAATGGGCCCCTAACGCGACAGAAGCGAGACTCATTGGCGAATTCA ACAACTGGTCCCATACGGCCAATCCTATGACAAAATCCCCTTTCGGTGTATGGGAATGTTACGTACCCCCAGTTTCACCCGGCGTCTGCCCTATTCCCCATGATTCCATGGTCAAAATATCAATGACAATTCCAGGAGGTGAATCCATTGACAGGATTCCTACTTGGATTACTCGAGTCACACAAGATCTTAACATATCTCCTGTATATGACGGTCGTTTCTGGAATCCACCAAAGGATCAACAGTACCGATTCAAACATGGGCATTCTACTCGGCCGGTAGAGGGATTGAAAATCTACGAGGCCCATG TGGGGATTTCTAGCCCTAATATGAGAGTCACCACATACAAGGAGTTTGAGGTGGATGTCCTACCGAAGATAAAACAGCTTGGCTATAATTGTATTCAGAT GATGGCCATTATGGAGCACGCATATTACGCCT CATTCGGCTATCAAGTCACCAATTTCTTTGCTGCTTCGTCTCGCTTTG GTACACCGGAGGAATTGAAATCCCTCGTTGACAAGGCACACGAATTGGGCCTGACTGTACTTCTTGATGTAGTTCATTCCCACGCTAGTAAAAATATACTCGATGG TATCAATATGTATGATGGTTCTGACCACCTTTACTTCCATGAAGGTGGCAGAGGCCGACACGATCAATGGGATTCTCGCCTCTTCAATTATGGCCACCATGAAGTGCTCCGCTTTTTGCTTTCTAATCTCCGATTCTGGATGGACATATACATGTTTGATGGCTTCAGGTTCGATGGAGTCACCAGTATGATGTACAAACATCATGGTATTGGTTCAGGCTTCTCCG GAGGATATCATGAATACTTTGGCGATTCAGTAGATCTCGAGGCCATGGTATATCTCATGCTG GCAAATGCCATGTTGCACGAGAATTATCCTCATGTTGTCACCATAGCAGAGGACGTCTCTGGGATGCCCACCCTTTGCCGTCCAGTTGCAGAGGGTGGTGTTGGATTTGATTATCGACTTTCCATGGCCATCCCTGACATGTGGATCAAGCTTCTCAAAGAATACACGGATGACCAGTGGGAGATGGGCCACATTGTCCACAACCTTACTAATCGAAGGCacttggagaagagtgtTGCGTACGCTGAAAGTCATGATCAAGCTTTGGTTGGAGACAAGACTTTAGCTTTCTGGTTGATGGATAAGGAGATGT ATGACTTTATGTCTGACCTTTCCCCTTTGACTCCGATTATCGATAGGGGATTAGCCCTTCATAAAATGATAAG ATTCATTGTCCATACACTTGGAGGAGAGGCGTATCTCAAttttgaaggaaatgagTTCGGACATCCTGA ATGGATGGATTTCCCACGAGAAGGCAATGGCAACTCTTTTGCCCATGCTCGTCGCCAGTTCAACCTTGTGGATGACAAGTTGTTGCGTTACAAATATCTATATGAGTTTGATGTCGCTATGAACTGGCTGGAGGACAAATACAAGTGGCTCAACTCCCCTCAA GCTTATGTTTCTCTCAAACATGAAGGAGACAAGGTGATTGTGTTTGAGAGAGCTGGACTGCTATTCATTTTCAACT TCCATCCGACACAATCATTCACGGACTATCGAGTTGGTGTAGATACTGCAGGAGAGTACAAGGTCATCTTGACAAGTGATGAAACCAGATTTGGCGGACACAATCGCATTGATATGGGTGGGAGGTATTTCACGACACCCATGGAATGGAATGGGCGGAAGAACTGGCTTCAAGTCTATTCGCCTTCGAGGACTGTACTCGTTCTCGGGCTTTAG
- a CDS encoding diphthamide biosynthesis protein 3: MPNYYDELEIEDFAWDPIARVFHYPCPCGDRFEISKGQLRDGEEIAICPSCSLIVRVIYDYLDWEDYVTTDDEDDGGSVDTPLSNTTPDSTDPVILGSAEVEAQPKTASSAVLPQQEDCSLLTDRLAELQVESGQGDEVVQDNKKEDGSGSRP, translated from the exons ATGCCCAACTACTACGACGAACTAGAAATCGAAGATTTCGCCTGGGACCCAATCGCCCGGGTATTCCACTATCCATGCCCTTGCGGTGACCGTTTCGAAATATCCAAAGGTCAACTTCGAGATGGGGAGGAAATTGCCATCTGCCCTAGTTGCAGTTTGATTGTTAGGGTGATCTACGACTAT CTTGATTGGGAGGACTATGTCACAAcagacgatgaggatgatggtggatcTGTGGATACCCCTCTTTCCAACACGACTCCTGACTCAACAGATCCGGTTATTTTGGGGTCGGCCGAAGTCGAGGCGCAGCCTAAAACAGCTTCGAGTGCCGTCTTACCGCAACAGGAAGACTGCAGTTTGTTGACTGACAGACTAGCAGAATTGCAGGTTGAGAGTGGGCAAGGAGACGAGGTGGTTCAAGATAataagaaggaagatggcTCTGGTTCAAGGCCAtaa
- a CDS encoding structure-specific endonuclease subunit SLX1, with protein MSDNAEEKSSKKTTKSTLLDGNHVFPAFYACYLLRSKASANSNRTYVGSTPDPPRRIRQHNGEIKQGAWSTSRHRPWEMQMIVYGFPSKLAALQFEWAWQKPELSRHLKVRGEDQEYHHIFTKDARRNWVERKVCVAYALLSLTPFNRLPLHVRFFNHETHDIWQSIHEQAGVNTVQRGKSRAKPVNPLHLLSQTVAPAVTTILDLGGVSGTSGKRGEGTEGVLSHEGPIDVRDSEFRQGFGVWGKWLEIRKRILSGQDLCCHLCQERIAFDDHLTFSICPLTESRDCFCITHLICLAKHFQDETPVEGRSASSQLRILPYQGVCPICKRTTQWGQHIRACYARKEQVEKAEQADRKMRQREIKRKSGDQNNGTVAQPESRSSATAVHTSAGLFNASATSTDPSIPVRSIVGKNVGEGVSHSTHTDDSDGTISAYSEVEDGSEGEPEWEIFETEMMALS; from the exons ATGTCTGACAAcgcagaagagaagagcagTAAGAAAACGACGAAATCGACATTGTTAGATGGCAATCACGTTTTCCCTGCTTTTTATGCTTGCTATCTGTTGAGGTCCAAAGCTTCTGCTAACTCCAATCGAACCTAC GTTGGGTCTACACCAGATCCGCCAAGGAGAATTAGACAACATAATGGAGAGATTAAGCAGGGAGCTTGGTCGACATCCCGTCATCGCCCATGG GAAATGCAAATGATCGTGTACGG GTTCCCGAGTAAGCTTGCGGCCCTTCAG TTCGAATGGGCGTGGCAAAAGCCAGAACTCTCTAGGCACCTCAAAGTTCGCGGGGAGGATCAAGAGTACCATCACATATTCACTAAAGATGCAAGGCGCAACTGGGTCGAACGTAAAGTTTG CGTCGCTTACGCTCTACTCTCGTTAACGCCATTCAATCGATTACCGCTCCATGTACGGTTCTTCAACCATGAAACCCATGACATATGGCAATCGATTCACGAGCAAGCAGGTGTCAACACTGTACAACGTGGTAAATCTCGTGCAAAACCCGTCAATCCGCTGCATCTTCTCAGCCAAACTGTAGCGCCTGCTGTAACGACAATACTTGACCTTGGAGGTGTTTCAGGGACAtcagggaagagaggagagggcaCGGAGGGTGTCCTGAGCCATGAGGGTCCCATTGACGTGAGAGACTCCGAATTCAGGCAGGGGTTCGGGGTATGGGGAAAATGGCTAGAGATAAGAAAGCGTATCTTGTCTGGACAGGATCTATGTTGCCATCTCTGTCAAGAGCGCATAGCTTTCGAT GACCATTTGACATTCTCAATATGTCCGCTTACTGAATCCCGAGATTGTTTCTGCATAACGCATCTCATTTGTCTGGCAAAGCATTTCCAAGATGAAACACCAGTTGAAGGTCGAAGTGCGTCTTCACAGCTCAGAATATTACCTTATCAAGGTGTATGTCCCATCTGTAAGCGGACAACGCAGTGGGGCCAACACATCCGAGCTTGTTACGCGCGCAAAGAGCAGGTCGAGAAAGCAGAGCAAGCAGacaggaagatgagacAGAGAGAAATTAAAAGGAAAAGCGGGGATCAAAACAATGGAACAGTCGCACAACCAGAGTCCAGATCATCTGCCACAGCTGTGCACACAAGCGCTGGTTTATTCAACGCTTCTGCCACATCAACCGATCCTTCCATACCTGTCAGATCAATCGTGGGCAAAAACGTCGGTGAAGGTGTCAGTCATTCTACACATACAGACGATAGCGATGGTACTATCTCAGCATATTcagaggtggaagatggaagcgAAGGCGAACCGGAATGGGAAATTTTCGAGACAGAAATGATGGCTCTCTCATAA
- a CDS encoding AGC/PKA protein kinase, with translation MFQKVSDKFHRKQQSSTSPGKTQQVPNSPSSVLAKANSQAQQAYSSQDHSPMEGIQSDSTHIQQPMATQKAPIVGPSTSTSLSTVPVQDGTLPLTPGAQGMLAGTTDGHRQVQSPVSRSSSAGEDKMREKARDAQEQAAQAQANLHRVTQQARVAAINAAATQAALETATQLPATARVPTSGTGAEPGQARRKTAGRYALSDFLIERTLGTGSFGRVHLVRSRHNGRFYAVKVLNKEKVIKMKQVEHTNSEREMLVRVRHPFLVNLWGTFQDVNNLYMVMDFVAGGELFSLLRKSQRFPNSVAKFYAAEVALALDYLHSLDIIYRDLKPENLLLGADGHVKVTDFGFAKYVPDITWTLCGTPDYLAPEVVQSKGYNKSVDWYALGVLIFEMLAGYPPFFTEDGNPMKLYEKIIAGKVRYPTYFDVLAKELLKNLLIGDLTKRYGNLRAGSSDIFAHGWFAEVDWDKLYRREIPAPYVPKIDGEGDASQFDRYQEADVSAYGKVGNGPYDHFFVEF, from the exons ATGTTCCAAAAGGTGTCCGATAAGTTCCATCGCAAGCAGCAGTCGTCGACATCACCCGGTAAAACTCAACAGGTTCCTAATTCTCCTAGCTCAGTCCTGGCGAAAGCCAATTcccaagctcaacaagcATATTCTTCCCAAGATCATTCCCCAATGGAAGGTATACAAAG TGATTCCACGCATATCCAACAGCCCATGGCTACTCAAAAAGCACCCATAGTCGGACCTTCTACATCGACATCTTTATCCACCGTACCCGTGCAAGATGGCACCCTTCCATTAACTCCAGGTGCACAAGGGATGTTGGCAGGCACAACCGACGGGCATCGGCAAGTTCAGAGTCCTGTATCTCGTAGTAGTAGTGCAGGTGAGGATAAGATgagggaaaaggcgagGGATGCCCAGGAGCAG GCAGCGCAAGCTCAAGCCAACCTCCATCGCGTAACGCAACAAGCTCGCGTTGCCGCCATCAATGCTGCGGCTACTCAAGCTGCCCTTGAAACAGCCACCCAGCTGCCTGCAACTGCTAGGGTCCCAACTTCCGGTACAGGAGCTGAGCCGGGTCAAGCAAGGCGCAAAACAGCTGGCCGATATGCTCTATCTGATTTTCTTATTGAAAGAAC TTTGGGCACGGGGTCCTTCGGTCGTGTGCATTTAGTGCGGTCGCGCCACAACGGCCGTTTCTATGCCGTTAAGGTTCTgaacaaggagaaggttaTCAAGATGAAGCAAGTTGAACACACCAATTCTGAACGAGAGATGTTGGTACGGGTTCGACACCCATTTCTCGTCAATCTCTGGGGAACCTTCCAGGATGTAAATAACCTGTATATGGTTATGGACTTTGTGGCAGGAGGTGAACTTTTTAGCCTTCTTCGTAAAAGTCAG CGATTCCCGAATTCTGTCGCGAAATTCTACGCAGCCGAAGTTGCTTTAGCGCTCGATTATCTTCATTCACTCGATATTATCTACCGAGATCTTAAGCCGGAAAATCTACTTTTGGGTGCAGATGGCCATGTCAAGGTTACCGACTTTGGTTTCGCCAAGTATGTACCTGATATCACCTGGACCCTCTGCGGGACACCGGATTACC TTGCTCCGGAGGTTGTTCAGTCCAAGGGCTACAACAAAAGCGTCGACTGGTACGCTTTAGGGGTATTGATATTTGAAATGCTG GCGGGTTatcctcccttcttcactgAAGATGGCAATCCAATGAAATTGTATGAGAAG ATCATTGCTGGCAAAGTCCGCTATCCGACATACTTTGACGTACTTGCGAAAGAACTCTTAAAAAATCTATTGATCGGGGATCTCACTAAGCGATACGGTAATTTGAGAGCAGGCTCTTCTGATATATTTGCCCATGGATGGTTCGCCGAAGTCGATTGGGACAAGTTGTACAGGCGCGAAATTCCGGCTCCATATGTGCCCAAGATCGACGGCGAGGGAGACGCTAGCCA ATTCGACCGATATCAAGAGGCGGATGTTAGTGCCTACGGGAAGGTCGGCAATGGTCCATATGATCATTTCTTCGTGGAGTTTTAG
- a CDS encoding 2-oxoisovalerate dehydrogenase E1 component, beta subunit encodes MMLLTGSRITQSFLLTVKTREPQCLCLLQSEQRKRMSTNHAAIDKGKPPPSRSAPAIIDMQSTTEEPPLGESELFLRTRDEALNTPGMKFSDGHGLKGPTGKGRQTRKMNLYQAIRDALGTALAKNPKSFVFGEDVETGVFRCTTGLVDEFGKRRVFNTPLTEQGIAGFGIGLASVGGCAIAEIQFGDYIFPAFDQLVNEAAKQRYASGGSYPPVGGSLTIRAPIGSVGHGGLYHSQSPEGFFLGAAGLKIVIPRSPIQAKGLLLAAIRDPSPTLFFEPKILYRAAVEEVPIDDYTIPLGQAEVLRKGVDLTVVSYGTPLHICLRAINMLQQPPSSILSSLPPGLRPPQPAPSIELIDLRTINPLPMEDLVSAVRKTGRLVIVHEAGRSGSVGNNIAGEVGRRAFEYLEAPVGVVSGWDTPVPLSFERFYQPDVIRVFDKIVETLSY; translated from the exons ATGATGTTGTTGACCGGCTCTCGCATTACACAGTCGTTTTTACTCACAGTGAAAACAAGGGAACCCCAGTGTTTATGTCTCCTCCAATCTGAACAACGGAAACGCATGTCTACAAATCATGCCGCTATTGACAAAGGGAAACCACCTCCCTCACGATCTGCCCCTGCTATCATCGATATGCAGAGTACGACAGAAGAACCACCTTTAGGGGAGAGTGAGCTTTTTCTTCGCACTCGAGATGAA GCTTTGAATACTCCAGGCATGAAGTTCTCAGATGGTCATGGCCTCAAAGGACCTACAGGGAAAGGCCGACAGACCAGGAAAATGAATCTCTATCAAGCCATTCGTGACGCATTAGG CACTGCCCTAGCCAAGAATCCGAAATCTTTTGTTTTCggggaagatgttgaaACAGGAGTGTTTAGATGTACCACGGGCTTGGTAGATGAATTTG GCAAAAGACGTGTATTCAATACACCTCTCACGGAGCAAGGCATTGCTGGCTTTGGCATCGGATTAGCAAGCGTAGGCGGATGTGCCATCGCTGAAATACAATTTGGCGACTAT ATATTTCCCGCTTTTGATCAGCTCGTAAACGAGGCCGCGAAACAGAGATACGCCAGCGGGGGCTCGTATCCACCGGTTGGCGGGAGCCTCACCATCCGTGCCCCTATAGGTAGCGTGGGGCATGGGGGCTTATATCATTCACAAAGTCCCGAGGGATTCTTTCTCGGTGCAGCAGGATTAAAGATCGTCATCCCGCGTTCACCCATTCAAGCCAAGGGGTTGCTTTTGGCCGCCATTCGAGACCCGTCTCCAACCCTGTTTTTTGAACCTAAGATTCT ttATCGAGCGGCAG TGGAGGAAGTTCCTATCGATGACTACACCATTCCACTGGGGCAGGCTGAAGTTCTCCGCAAAGGCGTTGACCTCACCGTAGTGTCCTATGGTACACCTTTGCATATCTGCT TGCGAGCGATCAATATGCTTCAGCAACCTCCGTCGAGCATTTTAAGTTCACTTCCTCCCGGGCTTCGTCCTCCTCAGCCGGCTCCTTCTATTGAATTGATTGACCTTCGAACCATTAATCCCTTGCCCATGGAAGACCTGGTGTCCGCCGTGCGCAAAACTGGAAGATTAGTCATAGTCCACGAGGCTGGCCGAAGCGGGAGTGTGGGCAATAATATCGCAGGCGAAGTGGGCAGAAGAGCATTTGAATATCTTGAAGCACCCGTGGGAGTTGTTAGCGGATGGGA CACACCGGTGCCTCTATCGTTCGAGCGATTTTATCAGCCTGATGTGATACGGGTCTTCGATAAAATAGTGGAAACATTATCTTATTAA